One genomic region from Sphingobacterium multivorum encodes:
- a CDS encoding ATP-binding protein produces the protein MKITLTLTLIMFVQVLFGQKSLTSQWQSDTTLRSPESVWVDAKNKVLYVSNTIAFEPNTTAFISKLDMDGKFIKKDWVTGLNAVLGIGIHKNRLYAAEAFAKSIAVIDIDKASIVKRITIDGAELLNDITVDSKGIVYVSDTRLGKVYRIENDVPMLYAENLKGANGLLAVGKDLYVLSDGALVKIDQDKKTTVISKGMEGGLDGVVQIKPNEFVVSGWQGLIYHVKPDGSNTVLIDTRDKKINAADIGYDKSSGMLYVPTVRCNSVQAYKLD, from the coding sequence ATGAAAATTACGTTAACATTAACCCTTATCATGTTTGTACAAGTCCTGTTTGGACAGAAGTCTTTAACGTCTCAATGGCAATCGGACACTACCCTAAGATCTCCAGAGTCCGTGTGGGTAGATGCCAAAAACAAAGTACTCTATGTATCAAATACGATTGCTTTCGAACCTAACACAACGGCATTCATCAGTAAACTGGATATGGACGGAAAATTTATCAAAAAAGATTGGGTGACAGGATTAAATGCTGTTTTGGGCATAGGAATCCACAAAAACCGGCTCTATGCAGCAGAAGCATTCGCTAAATCGATTGCCGTCATCGATATAGATAAAGCAAGCATCGTTAAAAGAATTACCATCGATGGTGCTGAGCTGCTCAATGACATTACAGTTGACTCAAAGGGTATTGTTTATGTGAGTGATACGCGACTTGGAAAAGTCTATCGCATTGAAAATGACGTCCCTATGCTATATGCCGAAAATCTCAAAGGTGCAAACGGACTGCTGGCTGTCGGCAAAGACTTGTATGTGTTATCGGATGGTGCTCTTGTTAAGATAGATCAGGATAAAAAAACCACTGTGATATCGAAAGGCATGGAAGGTGGATTGGACGGTGTCGTACAAATTAAACCCAACGAATTTGTAGTTTCGGGCTGGCAAGGACTGATCTATCATGTCAAACCTGACGGCTCCAATACGGTATTGATTGATACTCGGGACAAGAAGATAAATGCCGCCGATATCGGTTACGACAAATCTTCGGGTATGCTTTATGTGCCTACCGTTAGGTGTAACAGTGTTCAGGCATACAAACTGGACTAA
- a CDS encoding glutathione peroxidase — MLFIILFIVAVVAAGVAYYLFTNGNVKVDMALKSATLYDFKVKGLDGSSIDFAQFKGKKILVVNTASKCGFTPQYEGLERLYKRFSDKLVIVGFPSNDFLDQEPGKDAEIAAFCQRNYGVTFPMAAKIDVKGKRQAPIYQWLTNKSLNGVESSAVLWNFQKYLIDENGRLIKHFPPKTDPEDPAIVALID, encoded by the coding sequence ATGCTCTTTATAATTTTATTCATCGTGGCGGTAGTCGCCGCAGGTGTAGCCTATTATTTATTCACCAATGGTAATGTTAAAGTAGATATGGCCTTGAAGTCAGCTACGCTATATGATTTTAAAGTGAAGGGGTTGGATGGCTCGTCCATCGATTTTGCGCAATTTAAAGGTAAAAAGATACTTGTTGTAAACACCGCTTCTAAATGTGGGTTTACACCACAGTACGAGGGACTTGAACGTTTGTATAAAAGATTCAGTGATAAGTTGGTCATTGTAGGTTTTCCATCAAATGATTTTTTGGACCAAGAACCTGGTAAAGATGCCGAAATAGCTGCTTTTTGTCAACGGAATTACGGCGTAACTTTTCCGATGGCAGCAAAGATTGATGTTAAAGGAAAGCGGCAAGCGCCTATTTATCAGTGGTTAACCAATAAAAGCTTGAACGGCGTAGAAAGTTCTGCTGTCCTGTGGAATTTTCAGAAATATCTGATCGATGAAAACGGCAGGCTTATCAAGCATTTTCCTCCAAAAACAGATCCTGAAGATCCAGCAATTGTAGCGCTGATCGATTAG
- a CDS encoding DNA-3-methyladenine glycosylase → MVKLPQSYYTNTNTIFLAEDLLGKVLYTQKDGLVTAGRIVETEAYFGIMDKASHAFNGKRTSRTEPMYKDGGVAYVYLCYGIHHLLNIVTSVADDPQCVLIRGIEPLVGIDVMALRRPVRPEKPSFSNGPGSTAKALGIDASFNGVLLTGDSIWVEDQGIKYSSAQIGKAARIGIAYAQEHAVLPLRFFVKDSRYARKG, encoded by the coding sequence ATGGTTAAACTACCTCAATCTTATTATACTAATACAAATACCATCTTCCTGGCGGAAGATCTGTTAGGAAAAGTTCTCTATACGCAAAAAGATGGCCTGGTAACAGCGGGTAGAATTGTCGAAACCGAAGCTTACTTTGGCATTATGGATAAAGCATCCCATGCATTTAACGGAAAGAGAACATCGAGAACCGAGCCGATGTACAAGGACGGTGGCGTCGCCTATGTATACCTCTGTTATGGTATTCACCATCTGTTGAATATTGTGACTTCTGTAGCAGACGATCCCCAATGCGTTCTAATTAGAGGGATTGAACCGTTGGTTGGCATTGACGTAATGGCATTGCGGAGACCCGTGCGGCCCGAAAAACCCTCCTTCTCCAACGGACCGGGATCTACGGCTAAAGCTTTGGGAATTGACGCTTCATTTAATGGCGTATTATTGACCGGTGATAGCATATGGGTTGAAGATCAGGGAATAAAATACAGTTCAGCACAAATCGGAAAAGCAGCACGAATCGGTATCGCTTATGCTCAGGAGCACGCAGTCCTACCCCTGCGTTTTTTTGTAAAGGACAGTAGATACGCCAGGAAGGGATAA
- a CDS encoding ABC transporter ATP-binding protein produces MSTSNKSIPVSLPGPGSSRRIKNEKPQQGFRALWRLMRYLSSQRLMLLLILISLLLGTAGTLAGNYLLRPAINNYVLKKDIVGLGHIALVMIGIYIATGIFNMLQYRLTIKVAQKTISNLRNELFDRMQYLPLQFYDTHQHGDLMSRFTNDMDTVSDALNNSITQLLISSITLLGTLGLMLYISPILSIIALIMIPLMLYLAKLIINKSKRFFAANQAALGNANGYVEEMISGQKVVKVFGHENAAIEQFEQLNQVLREKATKAQFYSGMMMPLMANMSTINYALTTIAGGILVITRGFDLGGLTAFLQYARQFGRPVNEISSQYNSLQAALAGAERIFAVIDTAPESETVDPQPMPAPVQGQVTLSHVNFGYVPEKQVLFDIDIDVKPGQKIAFVGATGAGKSTIINLLPRFYPLLSGDILLDKTSIFKLDRNELRKKLSIVFQDTHLFTDSVMENIRYGRLNATDDEVIAAAKLAAADSFIMQLPQGYKTELTNDGANLSQGQRQLINIARATIANTPILILDEATSSIDTRTEIAIQEGIDRLMQNKTSFVIAHRLSTIKNADVICLIEKGRITEFGSHTELLKQKGKYYRLYMGQFD; encoded by the coding sequence ATGAGTACATCAAACAAATCCATTCCCGTGAGTTTACCCGGCCCCGGAAGTTCAAGACGCATTAAAAATGAAAAGCCTCAACAGGGATTTAGAGCTCTATGGCGATTGATGCGCTACCTGTCTTCGCAACGGCTGATGCTCCTGCTGATTTTAATTTCACTTTTGCTGGGAACTGCGGGAACACTAGCGGGCAACTACCTTTTACGGCCTGCAATCAACAATTATGTACTTAAAAAAGATATTGTTGGTCTAGGACATATCGCCCTCGTCATGATCGGAATTTATATCGCTACAGGAATTTTCAACATGTTGCAATACCGGCTGACCATAAAAGTTGCGCAGAAAACGATTTCAAACCTCCGAAATGAGCTGTTCGACCGCATGCAGTACCTACCTTTACAGTTTTACGATACCCATCAACATGGTGATCTGATGAGTCGCTTCACCAATGACATGGATACCGTAAGCGACGCCCTAAATAATAGCATTACACAGCTTTTAATCAGCTCAATTACCTTGTTGGGGACACTCGGTCTCATGCTGTATATCAGCCCTATCCTATCTATTATTGCATTGATCATGATCCCACTGATGTTATATCTGGCGAAACTGATCATCAACAAAAGCAAGCGTTTTTTTGCCGCTAACCAAGCTGCACTCGGCAATGCCAATGGCTATGTAGAGGAAATGATCAGCGGACAAAAGGTGGTGAAGGTCTTCGGGCACGAAAACGCCGCCATCGAACAATTTGAACAGCTTAATCAAGTGCTCCGGGAAAAAGCAACAAAGGCACAGTTTTATTCTGGCATGATGATGCCTTTGATGGCGAATATGAGCACCATTAACTACGCGTTGACCACCATCGCAGGTGGTATTCTAGTGATCACACGTGGATTCGATTTAGGGGGATTAACTGCATTTTTACAGTATGCACGGCAATTTGGACGGCCTGTCAATGAGATTTCCAGCCAATACAATAGCCTACAGGCAGCGTTGGCAGGCGCAGAACGTATTTTTGCCGTTATTGATACGGCGCCTGAAAGTGAAACGGTCGATCCGCAGCCAATGCCGGCACCGGTGCAGGGCCAAGTGACACTATCGCATGTAAATTTTGGTTATGTACCGGAAAAACAGGTTTTATTTGATATCGACATCGACGTAAAACCAGGTCAAAAGATCGCTTTTGTGGGTGCAACTGGTGCCGGCAAGTCGACAATTATCAATTTGCTGCCTCGCTTCTACCCTTTGCTATCCGGGGATATTCTGTTAGATAAGACATCGATTTTTAAGCTGGATCGCAATGAACTGCGTAAAAAACTATCTATTGTATTTCAGGACACCCATTTGTTTACCGATTCGGTTATGGAAAACATCCGGTATGGCCGGCTCAACGCAACAGATGATGAAGTGATAGCGGCAGCGAAGCTTGCCGCAGCAGATAGCTTTATCATGCAATTGCCGCAAGGGTATAAAACCGAATTGACCAATGATGGAGCCAATCTGAGTCAGGGACAACGGCAGTTAATTAACATCGCCCGGGCAACTATAGCCAATACGCCAATCTTAATATTGGATGAAGCGACCAGCTCGATCGATACACGAACTGAAATCGCTATTCAGGAAGGTATTGACCGGTTAATGCAAAACAAAACAAGCTTCGTCATTGCCCATAGACTCTCAACCATTAAGAATGCCGACGTCATCTGTCTGATCGAAAAAGGGAGAATCACCGAGTTCGGTTCCCATACAGAATTGTTAAAGCAAAAAGGTAAATACTATCGTTTGTATATGGGACAGTTTGACTGA
- a CDS encoding DinB family protein: MSTILIKDIIQQLKDVEHADLWIDENFEKKLATATESSVYERPIPEMHSVAELMSHLIEWRKEVLSRLRGNPRGLEMNEARNWRTNDELKTTGWKKLLEDFWDSQRQVIHFLNGKDDSFLEQPYKHANPDFPHNLKYLLTGLIHHDFYHLGQLGITIKFLKLKEVLM; encoded by the coding sequence ATGAGCACTATTCTGATAAAAGATATCATTCAGCAATTAAAGGATGTGGAGCACGCCGATCTATGGATCGATGAAAATTTTGAAAAAAAATTAGCTACGGCGACCGAATCATCTGTTTATGAGCGTCCTATCCCAGAAATGCACAGTGTAGCGGAACTGATGTCGCATCTCATTGAATGGCGTAAGGAGGTTCTGAGCCGTTTGAGGGGAAATCCACGGGGACTCGAAATGAACGAAGCTAGGAATTGGCGAACGAATGACGAACTGAAGACAACAGGTTGGAAAAAGCTGTTGGAAGATTTCTGGGATAGTCAGCGACAAGTTATTCACTTTCTCAACGGCAAAGACGATTCCTTCCTCGAACAACCCTATAAACATGCGAATCCTGATTTCCCGCATAATCTCAAATACCTCCTGACAGGCCTTATCCATCACGATTTTTACCATCTGGGTCAGCTGGGTATCACCATTAAATTTTTGAAGCTAAAAGAGGTGTTAATGTAA
- a CDS encoding SDR family oxidoreductase, whose product MKVFITGASGFIGSAVVQEMIDAGHQVTGLARSEKSAEIITNLGAQVIRGDLQHLDILKQAASNAEAVIHTGFSHDLMFANEYAKAAEIDINAINAMGEELLGTQKPLVITAGTLGLPLINGFITEESTLLNSPRGSEPAAMSLAAKGVHASVIRLPPSAHGSSDLGFMAGFTSSLIQFARNHGVSAYPLDGNNRWPAVHRLDAAKVFCKATEKAEVGALYNAIGETGIKISAIAELIGTKLNLPVTSLHGEDMVKHFQWLSHFITFDSPATSFETQQQLNWSPTQIGLLDDVQQNYL is encoded by the coding sequence ATGAAAGTATTTATAACTGGAGCTTCGGGCTTCATAGGTTCAGCAGTTGTTCAAGAAATGATCGATGCGGGACATCAAGTAACTGGTTTAGCACGCTCAGAAAAATCAGCAGAGATAATCACCAATTTAGGTGCTCAGGTAATCCGTGGCGATCTTCAACACTTGGATATATTAAAACAAGCAGCTTCAAACGCCGAGGCCGTCATCCATACGGGGTTTTCCCACGATCTGATGTTTGCAAATGAATATGCAAAAGCTGCCGAAATTGATATCAATGCGATCAATGCCATGGGTGAAGAGCTGCTTGGTACACAAAAACCGCTTGTCATTACAGCGGGAACCTTGGGTCTACCACTTATCAACGGGTTCATCACAGAGGAAAGTACACTGCTAAATTCTCCAAGAGGTTCAGAACCTGCGGCAATGTCCCTGGCAGCAAAAGGTGTCCATGCTTCAGTGATTCGCTTACCACCCTCTGCTCATGGCAGCAGTGATCTTGGCTTTATGGCAGGCTTCACATCAAGCCTCATCCAATTTGCGCGCAATCATGGTGTTTCGGCCTATCCCTTAGATGGAAACAATCGTTGGCCAGCGGTTCATCGCTTGGACGCTGCAAAAGTTTTTTGCAAGGCGACCGAGAAGGCCGAAGTTGGGGCATTGTACAATGCTATTGGTGAAACCGGCATTAAAATCAGCGCAATTGCTGAACTGATCGGCACGAAATTAAATCTGCCTGTTACTTCATTACATGGTGAAGATATGGTTAAACATTTCCAATGGCTGAGCCATTTCATCACCTTCGATAGCCCGGCGACAAGTTTTGAGACACAGCAGCAATTAAATTGGTCGCCTACGCAGATCGGTTTATTGGACGATGTTCAGCAAAATTATTTATAA
- a CDS encoding helix-turn-helix domain-containing protein: MPQSRTRRIKTISEFHQLRGLPQPEHPLLSVVEYSKMKRSPLDDASALLFDFYVISNKRGIAGKMRYGQQLFDFDNGVLGFMSPNQLLKLEENDAAANVNRSGWMLLIHPDFLWNTTLAKTIKEHEFFDYSANEALFLSDSEEKTLNDIIENIQREYRANMDKFSKNIIVSNLETLLNYSERFYNRQFLTREKANHQVLNRLEELLNAYFSTESLIAQGLPSVQYIADSLNISPKYLSSLLKVLTGQSTQQHIHEKLIEKAKEKLSTTALSVSQIAYELGFEHSQSFSKLFKTKTKLSPQEFRAGFH; the protein is encoded by the coding sequence ATGCCACAAAGTCGAACACGGCGTATAAAAACGATCAGTGAATTTCATCAATTAAGAGGTTTGCCACAGCCAGAGCATCCATTGCTGAGTGTTGTGGAATATTCAAAGATGAAACGTTCTCCTTTGGATGATGCTTCGGCCTTATTGTTTGATTTTTATGTCATTTCCAATAAAAGAGGCATCGCAGGCAAAATGCGCTATGGGCAGCAGCTCTTTGATTTTGACAATGGTGTACTCGGCTTTATGTCGCCCAATCAATTGCTGAAACTGGAAGAAAATGACGCTGCTGCCAACGTCAACCGAAGCGGGTGGATGTTGCTTATTCATCCGGACTTTTTATGGAATACCACATTAGCGAAAACTATTAAAGAGCATGAATTCTTCGATTATTCGGCAAATGAAGCTTTATTTCTTTCAGACAGTGAAGAGAAAACACTTAACGATATTATTGAAAATATCCAACGGGAATATCGAGCAAATATGGACAAATTCAGCAAGAACATTATTGTGTCAAACCTTGAAACATTACTGAATTATTCGGAGCGTTTTTACAACCGACAATTCCTGACGCGCGAGAAAGCCAATCATCAGGTTTTAAATCGCCTGGAAGAACTGCTGAATGCTTATTTTTCGACAGAGAGCCTGATCGCACAGGGTCTTCCATCCGTTCAATATATTGCAGATAGCTTAAATATTTCCCCCAAGTATCTGAGCAGTTTGCTTAAGGTACTGACGGGACAAAGCACCCAACAGCATATTCACGAAAAACTAATTGAAAAAGCTAAGGAGAAATTGTCAACAACGGCACTTTCTGTTAGCCAGATCGCTTATGAATTAGGCTTTGAACATTCACAGTCATTCAGCAAATTGTTTAAAACAAAAACCAAACTTTCGCCTCAGGAATTTCGAGCAGGCTTTCACTAA
- a CDS encoding DUF4142 domain-containing protein, with amino-acid sequence MKRIFLTLAIAFSIVAVQSCSNANNDSKKTADSINETKAPKNIDDNNTATTPVAVSEDDAKFVTEAANGGMAEVELGKLAKEKGQHLDVKAFGEMMVKDHSKANDELATLAQAKNITLPATLGTDEQNLKDELSKKSPGDFDKSYIEDMVKDHEKDIKLFEDASKNLKDTELKAFVDKTLPTLRNHLDHAKSVKDKLKE; translated from the coding sequence ATGAAAAGAATATTTTTGACCCTAGCAATTGCATTTTCTATTGTTGCTGTCCAAAGTTGCAGCAATGCAAATAACGACAGCAAAAAAACAGCCGACAGTATCAACGAAACAAAAGCACCAAAAAACATAGACGATAATAATACGGCAACGACGCCTGTTGCAGTCAGTGAAGACGATGCAAAATTCGTTACTGAAGCAGCGAACGGTGGCATGGCTGAGGTAGAACTTGGAAAACTGGCAAAGGAAAAAGGCCAGCATCTAGATGTAAAAGCCTTCGGCGAAATGATGGTTAAAGATCATTCCAAAGCAAATGATGAACTTGCCACGCTTGCACAAGCAAAAAATATCACGCTACCAGCCACCTTGGGTACAGATGAGCAAAATTTGAAGGATGAATTGTCCAAAAAGTCGCCCGGAGACTTCGATAAATCGTATATCGAAGATATGGTTAAAGACCATGAAAAGGATATCAAGCTGTTTGAGGACGCTAGTAAAAACCTTAAAGATACCGAGCTGAAAGCGTTTGTAGATAAAACTCTACCAACACTTAGAAACCACTTAGATCATGCTAAAAGTGTAAAAGATAAGTTGAAAGAATAG
- a CDS encoding ABC transporter ATP-binding protein: protein MKLSTFTPYTKSFRKAFLIIPFFVIIDVFCEIVQPRLMSIIVDDGILHKDINYILKIGLAMIGLAIVAIVANLCNIYYSAHASVGFATNLRTALFRKIQSFAFADTDYFSSASLTTRLTNDTNMMQQVMMMCLRMLLRAPLMMVFAIIFAVSINKDLSIVMAIALPILALSIFILLRKGLPFFIKMQQAVDRVNSVVQENLLNVRVVKAFVRQDFEKKKFDKVNFDLMDVATKASSIVVLIMPVMQLVMGLSLVAVTWFGGQKVMTGTLALGGLMSFLSYITQILISLMLLSLTFMMISRAIASGDRIEEVLEKQPSLTDTVEGLQNKYAITAGRIAFQQVTFRYNKQSEKPNLDNISFDVKPANTLAIIGGTGSGKSTLVQLIPRLYDVSEGSVLVDGIDVRNYQLQELRSQIAIVLQQNQLFSGTILENLKWGNEQATDEDIYAAARIACADDFIRSFPTGYHTLLGQGGVNVSGGQKQRICIARALLKKPKILIMDDSTSAVDIDTDRKIREGLKNYLQDTTQLIIAQRISSVMHADQILVMEEGRIVGSGSHEVLLQTNTIYQEIYQSQHLQKEEA, encoded by the coding sequence ATGAAGCTTTCCACGTTTACTCCTTATACCAAGTCATTTAGAAAGGCTTTTTTGATTATTCCCTTTTTCGTTATAATAGATGTGTTTTGCGAAATTGTACAACCTCGTCTAATGTCTATTATTGTCGATGACGGAATCTTGCATAAAGATATCAATTACATTTTGAAAATTGGATTGGCCATGATCGGGTTAGCTATCGTTGCCATCGTTGCCAATTTGTGCAACATCTATTACTCTGCACATGCATCTGTGGGTTTTGCGACGAATCTCCGGACTGCCCTGTTTCGAAAAATACAATCTTTTGCTTTTGCGGATACCGATTATTTCAGTTCGGCGTCGCTTACTACGCGGCTCACCAACGACACCAATATGATGCAGCAAGTCATGATGATGTGCCTGCGTATGCTCCTCAGGGCACCACTTATGATGGTTTTTGCCATTATCTTTGCGGTTTCTATAAATAAGGATCTGTCCATCGTGATGGCCATTGCGTTGCCTATATTGGCCCTAAGCATTTTCATATTATTACGCAAAGGGCTCCCCTTTTTTATCAAGATGCAGCAGGCGGTCGATCGTGTCAATAGTGTTGTGCAGGAAAATCTACTCAATGTGCGGGTGGTTAAAGCTTTTGTACGTCAAGACTTTGAGAAAAAGAAATTCGACAAAGTCAATTTCGACCTGATGGATGTTGCGACCAAAGCTTCAAGCATCGTTGTCCTTATTATGCCTGTCATGCAATTGGTGATGGGCTTGTCGCTTGTTGCCGTAACCTGGTTTGGCGGACAGAAAGTAATGACCGGAACACTTGCGCTTGGTGGACTGATGTCCTTTCTAAGTTATATCACGCAGATCCTTATTTCTTTGATGTTGCTCTCATTGACTTTCATGATGATTTCAAGGGCAATCGCTTCGGGTGATAGAATTGAAGAAGTTTTAGAGAAACAGCCTTCCTTAACGGATACGGTGGAAGGTCTCCAAAACAAATACGCTATCACAGCAGGACGGATCGCCTTTCAGCAAGTTACTTTTCGGTACAACAAACAAAGTGAGAAACCCAACCTCGACAACATTAGCTTCGACGTGAAGCCTGCGAATACCTTAGCTATCATAGGTGGCACAGGTTCCGGAAAGAGCACGTTGGTACAATTAATCCCACGACTGTATGATGTGTCTGAAGGTAGCGTGCTGGTCGATGGCATCGATGTCAGAAATTACCAGCTACAGGAACTGCGCAGCCAGATTGCGATTGTCTTGCAGCAAAATCAACTTTTTTCAGGAACTATTTTAGAAAATCTCAAATGGGGAAATGAGCAGGCAACGGATGAGGATATTTATGCTGCTGCCAGGATTGCCTGTGCAGACGATTTTATACGCTCCTTCCCCACCGGATATCACACGCTACTAGGACAAGGAGGCGTCAATGTTTCAGGAGGACAAAAACAACGCATATGTATTGCCAGGGCTTTATTGAAGAAACCTAAAATCTTGATTATGGACGACAGCACAAGTGCTGTGGACATCGACACCGACCGGAAAATACGTGAAGGTTTAAAAAATTATCTGCAGGATACCACACAATTGATTATTGCACAGCGTATTTCCAGCGTCATGCACGCCGACCAAATATTGGTCATGGAAGAAGGCCGCATTGTCGGTTCCGGATCACACGAGGTACTTCTGCAAACAAATACCATCTATCAGGAAATTTATCAGTCCCAACACCTGCAAAAAGAAGAAGCCTAA
- a CDS encoding alpha/beta fold hydrolase has protein sequence MNTRIKTNTIFKSLLYIIMMITVMQSYAQIKPSAQGLVHLKDSKVYYEVYGTGKPIVLLHGAFMTISTNWSQLIPELSKNRKVIAIELQGHGHSPYSDRKFDHAILAADVAKVMDYLKIEHAAVLGYSFGGAVAYQFAIQYPKRLDELVIISATYKSKGWMPEINKAFQNMKPALFENSPMQQAYETVAPDKTKWTKFLEQMISLAQQPYDLGDANIAKISSPVLLIAGDNDGLDKIELVKTYQLLGGAVVGDFGQMPKSQLAIIPGQGHVSLMSQTSVILGFLNSFLK, from the coding sequence ATGAACACACGTATCAAAACCAATACTATTTTTAAATCATTACTTTATATCATTATGATGATTACTGTTATGCAATCTTATGCCCAAATTAAACCCTCGGCTCAAGGTTTAGTACACCTTAAGGACAGCAAGGTATATTATGAAGTTTATGGTACTGGAAAACCGATTGTATTATTACACGGCGCTTTTATGACCATCAGCACCAACTGGAGTCAGCTCATACCCGAACTGTCAAAAAACAGGAAAGTCATCGCCATTGAGTTGCAGGGCCATGGCCATTCACCCTATTCTGATAGAAAATTTGACCACGCCATACTTGCAGCTGATGTTGCCAAAGTGATGGATTATCTGAAAATTGAACATGCTGCAGTGCTTGGCTACAGCTTTGGAGGGGCAGTAGCTTACCAATTTGCCATTCAGTATCCGAAGCGCTTAGATGAATTAGTCATTATTTCTGCTACCTATAAAAGTAAGGGATGGATGCCGGAAATTAACAAAGCCTTCCAGAACATGAAACCAGCATTATTTGAAAATAGTCCGATGCAGCAAGCCTATGAAACCGTTGCTCCCGACAAAACAAAGTGGACAAAATTTTTGGAACAGATGATCTCATTGGCACAGCAACCATATGATCTGGGAGACGCAAATATTGCCAAAATATCTTCACCTGTACTCTTGATTGCTGGAGACAACGACGGTCTAGACAAGATCGAGCTGGTAAAAACATATCAATTATTGGGCGGTGCAGTAGTTGGTGACTTTGGACAAATGCCGAAATCCCAATTAGCCATTATCCCAGGACAGGGCCATGTCAGTCTGATGAGCCAGACAAGTGTCATTTTAGGTTTCCTGAATAGCTTTTTAAAATAA